One Cicer arietinum cultivar CDC Frontier isolate Library 1 chromosome 8, Cicar.CDCFrontier_v2.0, whole genome shotgun sequence DNA segment encodes these proteins:
- the LOC101494426 gene encoding uncharacterized protein isoform X3 has translation MSAENKKLKPKSDDSELFLNNANHCNWKILKNESGAGANAASSRADMTLAANDPLSEIVWSPEKDDVFAKSKAIASATSDNAAITDAPSVHPISDSDVKLDYKAGESNIERASNLPDDQDGNPTKDWEKNTGDKAGTETDKLSTISGQVGRRPSYNILIQSDEPKPTIMERNTSPRRPSNEGIDIDTGKKEAGTTDDDLHISFEPKIEYKDLGASGTNLTSSTRNFLEKPESGAENDLRNVETETACAVTCGVIVNETKNESQDNEMTLLCDKVLSVSHYPCSSRIHMTKDKGKEKSLSDGDANVRLPMDNDSHSSVESRNSAGFFSTGKKRRSIQQQLIIGSKRVKKNIEETSGSKPCTKQDSSFKNWISSMVKGLSQSIQHNSDTLPLSLANPYHRHARPDEKLISCKMNQDTVPKNTGFKSIFQSMYRPSLKNVRTRMLHQEEESNEDSEPSKMIHGINATPITCFAANNSLAEQRFQSNKFEASPARYDAGPSEPTIAPLNFFNCQESIKNNPVENENCSNLSLSKDKEEMASNSSSSRQNANNTDNVDSNAPSERKEAQNICHRRDNLGSLWITRFASKSTPPLTISDRLNERSFHCKIEETGEQPANDTKISIGLKEDKGNNDHKSHYLFNNISSSPGFTNSEQMASIFARRFIAIKHIMPTNNEGSARPQPDEADCILSGGTIHDGIDHETDQNINLKRKSNDIITFKIECSASCKSTSKENKLRDKPITSPFRMAEKNISHVPEGIFDAVKNLQLSRSEILKWITVHGSISQLNGFFLRLRLGKWEEGHGRTGYHVAYINETERHSLEQHMTKSLSVKVRGMKCMVESHYISNHDFLEEEIMEWWSTTSETGVEIPSEQDLIAKFKKKQMLGL, from the exons ATGAGtgcagaaaacaaaaaattaaaaccaaAGAGTGATGATAGTGAACTCTTTCTGAATAATGCTAACCACTGTAAttggaaaattttgaaaaatgagtCAGGTGCAGGTGCAAATGCAGCTTCTTCCAGAGCTGACATGACATTAGCTGCCAATGACCCTCTATCTGAAATAGTTTGGTCTCCAGAAAAAG ATGATGTTTTTGCGAAATCTAAAGCAATCGCGAGTGCCACGAGCGATAATGCTGCTATAACAGATGCTCCCtctgtgcatcctataagtgaTTCAGATGTCAAGCTTGATTATAAAGCCGGTGAAAGTAATATAG AAAGAGCATCTAATTTGCCTGATGATCAAGATGGGAATCCAACTAAAGATTGGGAGAAAAACACTGGTGATAAGGCCGGCACTGAAACTGATAAATTGTCTACTATTTCAG GTCAGGTTGGCCGAAGGCCatcttataatatattaattcaaTCAGATGAACCGAAACCTACTATCATGGAGCGAAATACTTCACCAAGGAGACCTTCCAATGAAGGCATAGATATTGATACTGGAAAAAAGGAAGCTGGAACAACAGATGATGATTTACATATTTCATTTGAGcctaaaattgaatataaagaCCTTGGTGCTTCTGGAACAAATCTAACATCCTCCACCAGGAATTTCTTAGAAAAACCGGAATCTGGCGCCGAAAATGATTTAAGAAATGTTGAAACTGAAACTGCTTGTGCTGTAACATGTGGAGTTATTGTTAATGAGACTAAAAATGAATCTCAGGACAATGAAATGACACTACTTTGCGATAAGGTTCTTTCGGTTTCGCACTATCCATGTAGTAGCAGAATTCACATGACAAAAGACAAAGGCAAGGAAAAATCCTTATCGGACGGGGACGCAAATGTAAGATTACCAATGGATAATGACAGCCATTCAAGTGTTGAAAGCCGTAACAGTGCTGGATTTTTTTCCACAGGTAAAAAGAGGCGTAGCATTCAACAGCAGTTGATAATTGGGAGTAAAAGAGTCAAAAAGAACATAGAAGAAACTTCTGGTTCCAAACCCTGCACTAAACAGGACAGCTCATTCAAAAACTGGATTTCAAGCATGGTGAAAGGCCTCTCACAATCAATTCAACATAATTCAGACACTTTACCTCTTAGCCTTGCAAATCCGTATCATCGTCATGCACGGCCTGACGAGAAACTTATCTCATGCAAAATGAATCAAGATACTGTGCCAAAAAATACAGGATTCAAATCCATTTTTCAGTCGATGTATCGTCCAAGTTTGAAGAATGTAAGAACAAGAATGcttcatcaagaagaagaaaGTAATGAGGATTCAGAACCAAGTAAAATGATACATGGAATAAATGCTACTCCAATAACCTGTTTTGCAGCGAACAATAGCCTTGCCGAACAGCGTTTTCAATCAAATAAGTTTGAAGCATCTCCGGCGAGATATGATGCTGGTCCATCAGAGCCTACCATAGcacctttaaatttttttaactgtcaggaaagtataaaaaataacCCAGTGGAGAATGAAAATTGTTCAAACTTGAGCCTTAGTAAGGACAAGGAAGAAATGGCATCAAATTCATCTTCAAGCAgacaaaatgcaaataatactGATAATGTAGATTCAAATGCACCATCTGAGAGAAAGGAAGCACAGAATATCTGTCACAGAAGAGACAATCTAGGGAGTCTGTGGATAACTCGATTTGCTTCAAAATCCACGCCCCCGTTGACTATTTCTGATCGCCTCAATGAGAGAAGTTTCCACTGTAAAATTGAAGAAACTGGAGAACAACCTGCTAATGACACAAAAATTTCCATTGGTCTTAAGGAAGATAAGGGAAATAATGATCATAAATCACATTATTTGTTCAACAACATTTCATCTTCGCCAGGATTCACGAATTCGGAGCAAATGGCTTCAATATTTGCAAGGAGATTTATTGCCATCAAACACATCATGCCGACAAACAATGAAGGGAGTGCAAGACCGCAGCCTGATGAAGCTGACTGTATTTTATCTGGTGGTACTATTCATGATGGCATCGATCACGAAACAGATCAGAATATTAATTTGAAGCGGAAATCAAATGACATTATAACCTTCAAGATAGAATGCAGTGCATCATGCAAGTCTACTTCAAAGGAAAACAAATTAAGAGACAAACCTATAACATCTCCATTCAGAATGGCTGAAAAGAATATTTCACATGTGCCAGAGGGAATCTTTGATGCAGTGAAAAATCTTCAATTGTCCCGCTCCGAAATTCTGAA ATGGATTACTGTTCATGGCTCAATCTCGCAACTTAATGGTTTTTTCTTGCGTCTGCGGCTTGGAAAATGGGAAGAAGGGCATGGGAGAACTGGATATCATGTGGCTTATATAAATG AGACTGAAAGACATAGTTTAGAGCAGCATatgacaaaatctctctcagtGAAAGTAAGGGGGATGAAGTGTATGGTAGAAAGTCATTATATATCCAATCATGATTTTCTTGAG GAAGAAATCATGGAATGGTGGTCTACCACCTCAGAAACAGGTGTTGAGATTCCATCTGAACAAGATCTGATagcaaaatttaaaaagaaacaaatgttAGGTCTGTAG
- the LOC101494426 gene encoding uncharacterized protein isoform X4, with protein MSAENKKLKPKSDDSELFLNNANHCNWKILKNESGAGANAASSRADMTLAANDPLSEIVWSPEKERASNLPDDQDGNPTKDWEKNTGDKAGTETDKLSTISGQVGRRPSYNILIQSDEPKPTIMERNTSPRRPSNEGIDIDTGKKEAGTTDDDLHISFEPKIEYKDLGASGTNLTSSTRNFLEKPESGAENDLRNVETETACAVTCGVIVNETKNESQDNEMTLLCDKVLSVSHYPCSSRIHMTKDKGKEKSLSDGDANVRLPMDNDSHSSVESRNSAGFFSTGKKRRSIQQQLIIGSKRVKKNIEETSGSKPCTKQDSSFKNWISSMVKGLSQSIQHNSDTLPLSLANPYHRHARPDEKLISCKMNQDTVPKNTGFKSIFQSMYRPSLKNVRTRMLHQEEESNEDSEPSKMIHGINATPITCFAANNSLAEQRFQSNKFEASPARYDAGPSEPTIAPLNFFNCQESIKNNPVENENCSNLSLSKDKEEMASNSSSSRQNANNTDNVDSNAPSERKEAQNICHRRDNLGSLWITRFASKSTPPLTISDRLNERSFHCKIEETGEQPANDTKISIGLKEDKGNNDHKSHYLFNNISSSPGFTNSEQMASIFARRFIAIKHIMPTNNEGSARPQPDEADCILSGGTIHDGIDHETDQNINLKRKSNDIITFKIECSASCKSTSKENKLRDKPITSPFRMAEKNISHVPEGIFDAVKNLQLSRSEILKWITVHGSISQLNGFFLRLRLGKWEEGHGRTGYHVAYINETERHSLEQHMTKSLSVKVRGMKCMVESHYISNHDFLEEEIMEWWSTTSETGVEIPSEQDLIAKFKKKQMLGL; from the exons ATGAGtgcagaaaacaaaaaattaaaaccaaAGAGTGATGATAGTGAACTCTTTCTGAATAATGCTAACCACTGTAAttggaaaattttgaaaaatgagtCAGGTGCAGGTGCAAATGCAGCTTCTTCCAGAGCTGACATGACATTAGCTGCCAATGACCCTCTATCTGAAATAGTTTGGTCTCCAGAAAAAG AAAGAGCATCTAATTTGCCTGATGATCAAGATGGGAATCCAACTAAAGATTGGGAGAAAAACACTGGTGATAAGGCCGGCACTGAAACTGATAAATTGTCTACTATTTCAG GTCAGGTTGGCCGAAGGCCatcttataatatattaattcaaTCAGATGAACCGAAACCTACTATCATGGAGCGAAATACTTCACCAAGGAGACCTTCCAATGAAGGCATAGATATTGATACTGGAAAAAAGGAAGCTGGAACAACAGATGATGATTTACATATTTCATTTGAGcctaaaattgaatataaagaCCTTGGTGCTTCTGGAACAAATCTAACATCCTCCACCAGGAATTTCTTAGAAAAACCGGAATCTGGCGCCGAAAATGATTTAAGAAATGTTGAAACTGAAACTGCTTGTGCTGTAACATGTGGAGTTATTGTTAATGAGACTAAAAATGAATCTCAGGACAATGAAATGACACTACTTTGCGATAAGGTTCTTTCGGTTTCGCACTATCCATGTAGTAGCAGAATTCACATGACAAAAGACAAAGGCAAGGAAAAATCCTTATCGGACGGGGACGCAAATGTAAGATTACCAATGGATAATGACAGCCATTCAAGTGTTGAAAGCCGTAACAGTGCTGGATTTTTTTCCACAGGTAAAAAGAGGCGTAGCATTCAACAGCAGTTGATAATTGGGAGTAAAAGAGTCAAAAAGAACATAGAAGAAACTTCTGGTTCCAAACCCTGCACTAAACAGGACAGCTCATTCAAAAACTGGATTTCAAGCATGGTGAAAGGCCTCTCACAATCAATTCAACATAATTCAGACACTTTACCTCTTAGCCTTGCAAATCCGTATCATCGTCATGCACGGCCTGACGAGAAACTTATCTCATGCAAAATGAATCAAGATACTGTGCCAAAAAATACAGGATTCAAATCCATTTTTCAGTCGATGTATCGTCCAAGTTTGAAGAATGTAAGAACAAGAATGcttcatcaagaagaagaaaGTAATGAGGATTCAGAACCAAGTAAAATGATACATGGAATAAATGCTACTCCAATAACCTGTTTTGCAGCGAACAATAGCCTTGCCGAACAGCGTTTTCAATCAAATAAGTTTGAAGCATCTCCGGCGAGATATGATGCTGGTCCATCAGAGCCTACCATAGcacctttaaatttttttaactgtcaggaaagtataaaaaataacCCAGTGGAGAATGAAAATTGTTCAAACTTGAGCCTTAGTAAGGACAAGGAAGAAATGGCATCAAATTCATCTTCAAGCAgacaaaatgcaaataatactGATAATGTAGATTCAAATGCACCATCTGAGAGAAAGGAAGCACAGAATATCTGTCACAGAAGAGACAATCTAGGGAGTCTGTGGATAACTCGATTTGCTTCAAAATCCACGCCCCCGTTGACTATTTCTGATCGCCTCAATGAGAGAAGTTTCCACTGTAAAATTGAAGAAACTGGAGAACAACCTGCTAATGACACAAAAATTTCCATTGGTCTTAAGGAAGATAAGGGAAATAATGATCATAAATCACATTATTTGTTCAACAACATTTCATCTTCGCCAGGATTCACGAATTCGGAGCAAATGGCTTCAATATTTGCAAGGAGATTTATTGCCATCAAACACATCATGCCGACAAACAATGAAGGGAGTGCAAGACCGCAGCCTGATGAAGCTGACTGTATTTTATCTGGTGGTACTATTCATGATGGCATCGATCACGAAACAGATCAGAATATTAATTTGAAGCGGAAATCAAATGACATTATAACCTTCAAGATAGAATGCAGTGCATCATGCAAGTCTACTTCAAAGGAAAACAAATTAAGAGACAAACCTATAACATCTCCATTCAGAATGGCTGAAAAGAATATTTCACATGTGCCAGAGGGAATCTTTGATGCAGTGAAAAATCTTCAATTGTCCCGCTCCGAAATTCTGAA ATGGATTACTGTTCATGGCTCAATCTCGCAACTTAATGGTTTTTTCTTGCGTCTGCGGCTTGGAAAATGGGAAGAAGGGCATGGGAGAACTGGATATCATGTGGCTTATATAAATG AGACTGAAAGACATAGTTTAGAGCAGCATatgacaaaatctctctcagtGAAAGTAAGGGGGATGAAGTGTATGGTAGAAAGTCATTATATATCCAATCATGATTTTCTTGAG GAAGAAATCATGGAATGGTGGTCTACCACCTCAGAAACAGGTGTTGAGATTCCATCTGAACAAGATCTGATagcaaaatttaaaaagaaacaaatgttAGGTCTGTAG
- the LOC101494426 gene encoding uncharacterized protein isoform X1, translating into MSAENKKLKPKSDDSELFLNNANHCNWKILKNESGAGANAASSRADMTLAANDPLSEIVWSPEKGLSLKYADSSFANKNTSLFRDVGPSCCMVLSSPQSLTGCNSTTGKPIDDVFAKSKAIASATSDNAAITDAPSVHPISDSDVKLDYKAGESNIERASNLPDDQDGNPTKDWEKNTGDKAGTETDKLSTISGQVGRRPSYNILIQSDEPKPTIMERNTSPRRPSNEGIDIDTGKKEAGTTDDDLHISFEPKIEYKDLGASGTNLTSSTRNFLEKPESGAENDLRNVETETACAVTCGVIVNETKNESQDNEMTLLCDKVLSVSHYPCSSRIHMTKDKGKEKSLSDGDANVRLPMDNDSHSSVESRNSAGFFSTGKKRRSIQQQLIIGSKRVKKNIEETSGSKPCTKQDSSFKNWISSMVKGLSQSIQHNSDTLPLSLANPYHRHARPDEKLISCKMNQDTVPKNTGFKSIFQSMYRPSLKNVRTRMLHQEEESNEDSEPSKMIHGINATPITCFAANNSLAEQRFQSNKFEASPARYDAGPSEPTIAPLNFFNCQESIKNNPVENENCSNLSLSKDKEEMASNSSSSRQNANNTDNVDSNAPSERKEAQNICHRRDNLGSLWITRFASKSTPPLTISDRLNERSFHCKIEETGEQPANDTKISIGLKEDKGNNDHKSHYLFNNISSSPGFTNSEQMASIFARRFIAIKHIMPTNNEGSARPQPDEADCILSGGTIHDGIDHETDQNINLKRKSNDIITFKIECSASCKSTSKENKLRDKPITSPFRMAEKNISHVPEGIFDAVKNLQLSRSEILKWITVHGSISQLNGFFLRLRLGKWEEGHGRTGYHVAYINETERHSLEQHMTKSLSVKVRGMKCMVESHYISNHDFLEEEIMEWWSTTSETGVEIPSEQDLIAKFKKKQMLGL; encoded by the exons ATGAGtgcagaaaacaaaaaattaaaaccaaAGAGTGATGATAGTGAACTCTTTCTGAATAATGCTAACCACTGTAAttggaaaattttgaaaaatgagtCAGGTGCAGGTGCAAATGCAGCTTCTTCCAGAGCTGACATGACATTAGCTGCCAATGACCCTCTATCTGAAATAGTTTGGTCTCCAGAAAAAGGTTTAAGTCTTAAATATGCAGATTCAAGCTTTGCTAATAAAAATACTTCTCTTTTTCGGGATGTTGGACCAAGCTGTTGTATGGTTCTTTCATCACCACAAAGTTTGACTGGTTGCAATTCTACCACTGGTAAACCTATAGATGATGTTTTTGCGAAATCTAAAGCAATCGCGAGTGCCACGAGCGATAATGCTGCTATAACAGATGCTCCCtctgtgcatcctataagtgaTTCAGATGTCAAGCTTGATTATAAAGCCGGTGAAAGTAATATAG AAAGAGCATCTAATTTGCCTGATGATCAAGATGGGAATCCAACTAAAGATTGGGAGAAAAACACTGGTGATAAGGCCGGCACTGAAACTGATAAATTGTCTACTATTTCAG GTCAGGTTGGCCGAAGGCCatcttataatatattaattcaaTCAGATGAACCGAAACCTACTATCATGGAGCGAAATACTTCACCAAGGAGACCTTCCAATGAAGGCATAGATATTGATACTGGAAAAAAGGAAGCTGGAACAACAGATGATGATTTACATATTTCATTTGAGcctaaaattgaatataaagaCCTTGGTGCTTCTGGAACAAATCTAACATCCTCCACCAGGAATTTCTTAGAAAAACCGGAATCTGGCGCCGAAAATGATTTAAGAAATGTTGAAACTGAAACTGCTTGTGCTGTAACATGTGGAGTTATTGTTAATGAGACTAAAAATGAATCTCAGGACAATGAAATGACACTACTTTGCGATAAGGTTCTTTCGGTTTCGCACTATCCATGTAGTAGCAGAATTCACATGACAAAAGACAAAGGCAAGGAAAAATCCTTATCGGACGGGGACGCAAATGTAAGATTACCAATGGATAATGACAGCCATTCAAGTGTTGAAAGCCGTAACAGTGCTGGATTTTTTTCCACAGGTAAAAAGAGGCGTAGCATTCAACAGCAGTTGATAATTGGGAGTAAAAGAGTCAAAAAGAACATAGAAGAAACTTCTGGTTCCAAACCCTGCACTAAACAGGACAGCTCATTCAAAAACTGGATTTCAAGCATGGTGAAAGGCCTCTCACAATCAATTCAACATAATTCAGACACTTTACCTCTTAGCCTTGCAAATCCGTATCATCGTCATGCACGGCCTGACGAGAAACTTATCTCATGCAAAATGAATCAAGATACTGTGCCAAAAAATACAGGATTCAAATCCATTTTTCAGTCGATGTATCGTCCAAGTTTGAAGAATGTAAGAACAAGAATGcttcatcaagaagaagaaaGTAATGAGGATTCAGAACCAAGTAAAATGATACATGGAATAAATGCTACTCCAATAACCTGTTTTGCAGCGAACAATAGCCTTGCCGAACAGCGTTTTCAATCAAATAAGTTTGAAGCATCTCCGGCGAGATATGATGCTGGTCCATCAGAGCCTACCATAGcacctttaaatttttttaactgtcaggaaagtataaaaaataacCCAGTGGAGAATGAAAATTGTTCAAACTTGAGCCTTAGTAAGGACAAGGAAGAAATGGCATCAAATTCATCTTCAAGCAgacaaaatgcaaataatactGATAATGTAGATTCAAATGCACCATCTGAGAGAAAGGAAGCACAGAATATCTGTCACAGAAGAGACAATCTAGGGAGTCTGTGGATAACTCGATTTGCTTCAAAATCCACGCCCCCGTTGACTATTTCTGATCGCCTCAATGAGAGAAGTTTCCACTGTAAAATTGAAGAAACTGGAGAACAACCTGCTAATGACACAAAAATTTCCATTGGTCTTAAGGAAGATAAGGGAAATAATGATCATAAATCACATTATTTGTTCAACAACATTTCATCTTCGCCAGGATTCACGAATTCGGAGCAAATGGCTTCAATATTTGCAAGGAGATTTATTGCCATCAAACACATCATGCCGACAAACAATGAAGGGAGTGCAAGACCGCAGCCTGATGAAGCTGACTGTATTTTATCTGGTGGTACTATTCATGATGGCATCGATCACGAAACAGATCAGAATATTAATTTGAAGCGGAAATCAAATGACATTATAACCTTCAAGATAGAATGCAGTGCATCATGCAAGTCTACTTCAAAGGAAAACAAATTAAGAGACAAACCTATAACATCTCCATTCAGAATGGCTGAAAAGAATATTTCACATGTGCCAGAGGGAATCTTTGATGCAGTGAAAAATCTTCAATTGTCCCGCTCCGAAATTCTGAA ATGGATTACTGTTCATGGCTCAATCTCGCAACTTAATGGTTTTTTCTTGCGTCTGCGGCTTGGAAAATGGGAAGAAGGGCATGGGAGAACTGGATATCATGTGGCTTATATAAATG AGACTGAAAGACATAGTTTAGAGCAGCATatgacaaaatctctctcagtGAAAGTAAGGGGGATGAAGTGTATGGTAGAAAGTCATTATATATCCAATCATGATTTTCTTGAG GAAGAAATCATGGAATGGTGGTCTACCACCTCAGAAACAGGTGTTGAGATTCCATCTGAACAAGATCTGATagcaaaatttaaaaagaaacaaatgttAGGTCTGTAG
- the LOC101494426 gene encoding uncharacterized protein isoform X2, with translation MTLAANDPLSEIVWSPEKGLSLKYADSSFANKNTSLFRDVGPSCCMVLSSPQSLTGCNSTTGKPIDDVFAKSKAIASATSDNAAITDAPSVHPISDSDVKLDYKAGESNIERASNLPDDQDGNPTKDWEKNTGDKAGTETDKLSTISGQVGRRPSYNILIQSDEPKPTIMERNTSPRRPSNEGIDIDTGKKEAGTTDDDLHISFEPKIEYKDLGASGTNLTSSTRNFLEKPESGAENDLRNVETETACAVTCGVIVNETKNESQDNEMTLLCDKVLSVSHYPCSSRIHMTKDKGKEKSLSDGDANVRLPMDNDSHSSVESRNSAGFFSTGKKRRSIQQQLIIGSKRVKKNIEETSGSKPCTKQDSSFKNWISSMVKGLSQSIQHNSDTLPLSLANPYHRHARPDEKLISCKMNQDTVPKNTGFKSIFQSMYRPSLKNVRTRMLHQEEESNEDSEPSKMIHGINATPITCFAANNSLAEQRFQSNKFEASPARYDAGPSEPTIAPLNFFNCQESIKNNPVENENCSNLSLSKDKEEMASNSSSSRQNANNTDNVDSNAPSERKEAQNICHRRDNLGSLWITRFASKSTPPLTISDRLNERSFHCKIEETGEQPANDTKISIGLKEDKGNNDHKSHYLFNNISSSPGFTNSEQMASIFARRFIAIKHIMPTNNEGSARPQPDEADCILSGGTIHDGIDHETDQNINLKRKSNDIITFKIECSASCKSTSKENKLRDKPITSPFRMAEKNISHVPEGIFDAVKNLQLSRSEILKWITVHGSISQLNGFFLRLRLGKWEEGHGRTGYHVAYINETERHSLEQHMTKSLSVKVRGMKCMVESHYISNHDFLEEEIMEWWSTTSETGVEIPSEQDLIAKFKKKQMLGL, from the exons ATGACATTAGCTGCCAATGACCCTCTATCTGAAATAGTTTGGTCTCCAGAAAAAGGTTTAAGTCTTAAATATGCAGATTCAAGCTTTGCTAATAAAAATACTTCTCTTTTTCGGGATGTTGGACCAAGCTGTTGTATGGTTCTTTCATCACCACAAAGTTTGACTGGTTGCAATTCTACCACTGGTAAACCTATAGATGATGTTTTTGCGAAATCTAAAGCAATCGCGAGTGCCACGAGCGATAATGCTGCTATAACAGATGCTCCCtctgtgcatcctataagtgaTTCAGATGTCAAGCTTGATTATAAAGCCGGTGAAAGTAATATAG AAAGAGCATCTAATTTGCCTGATGATCAAGATGGGAATCCAACTAAAGATTGGGAGAAAAACACTGGTGATAAGGCCGGCACTGAAACTGATAAATTGTCTACTATTTCAG GTCAGGTTGGCCGAAGGCCatcttataatatattaattcaaTCAGATGAACCGAAACCTACTATCATGGAGCGAAATACTTCACCAAGGAGACCTTCCAATGAAGGCATAGATATTGATACTGGAAAAAAGGAAGCTGGAACAACAGATGATGATTTACATATTTCATTTGAGcctaaaattgaatataaagaCCTTGGTGCTTCTGGAACAAATCTAACATCCTCCACCAGGAATTTCTTAGAAAAACCGGAATCTGGCGCCGAAAATGATTTAAGAAATGTTGAAACTGAAACTGCTTGTGCTGTAACATGTGGAGTTATTGTTAATGAGACTAAAAATGAATCTCAGGACAATGAAATGACACTACTTTGCGATAAGGTTCTTTCGGTTTCGCACTATCCATGTAGTAGCAGAATTCACATGACAAAAGACAAAGGCAAGGAAAAATCCTTATCGGACGGGGACGCAAATGTAAGATTACCAATGGATAATGACAGCCATTCAAGTGTTGAAAGCCGTAACAGTGCTGGATTTTTTTCCACAGGTAAAAAGAGGCGTAGCATTCAACAGCAGTTGATAATTGGGAGTAAAAGAGTCAAAAAGAACATAGAAGAAACTTCTGGTTCCAAACCCTGCACTAAACAGGACAGCTCATTCAAAAACTGGATTTCAAGCATGGTGAAAGGCCTCTCACAATCAATTCAACATAATTCAGACACTTTACCTCTTAGCCTTGCAAATCCGTATCATCGTCATGCACGGCCTGACGAGAAACTTATCTCATGCAAAATGAATCAAGATACTGTGCCAAAAAATACAGGATTCAAATCCATTTTTCAGTCGATGTATCGTCCAAGTTTGAAGAATGTAAGAACAAGAATGcttcatcaagaagaagaaaGTAATGAGGATTCAGAACCAAGTAAAATGATACATGGAATAAATGCTACTCCAATAACCTGTTTTGCAGCGAACAATAGCCTTGCCGAACAGCGTTTTCAATCAAATAAGTTTGAAGCATCTCCGGCGAGATATGATGCTGGTCCATCAGAGCCTACCATAGcacctttaaatttttttaactgtcaggaaagtataaaaaataacCCAGTGGAGAATGAAAATTGTTCAAACTTGAGCCTTAGTAAGGACAAGGAAGAAATGGCATCAAATTCATCTTCAAGCAgacaaaatgcaaataatactGATAATGTAGATTCAAATGCACCATCTGAGAGAAAGGAAGCACAGAATATCTGTCACAGAAGAGACAATCTAGGGAGTCTGTGGATAACTCGATTTGCTTCAAAATCCACGCCCCCGTTGACTATTTCTGATCGCCTCAATGAGAGAAGTTTCCACTGTAAAATTGAAGAAACTGGAGAACAACCTGCTAATGACACAAAAATTTCCATTGGTCTTAAGGAAGATAAGGGAAATAATGATCATAAATCACATTATTTGTTCAACAACATTTCATCTTCGCCAGGATTCACGAATTCGGAGCAAATGGCTTCAATATTTGCAAGGAGATTTATTGCCATCAAACACATCATGCCGACAAACAATGAAGGGAGTGCAAGACCGCAGCCTGATGAAGCTGACTGTATTTTATCTGGTGGTACTATTCATGATGGCATCGATCACGAAACAGATCAGAATATTAATTTGAAGCGGAAATCAAATGACATTATAACCTTCAAGATAGAATGCAGTGCATCATGCAAGTCTACTTCAAAGGAAAACAAATTAAGAGACAAACCTATAACATCTCCATTCAGAATGGCTGAAAAGAATATTTCACATGTGCCAGAGGGAATCTTTGATGCAGTGAAAAATCTTCAATTGTCCCGCTCCGAAATTCTGAA ATGGATTACTGTTCATGGCTCAATCTCGCAACTTAATGGTTTTTTCTTGCGTCTGCGGCTTGGAAAATGGGAAGAAGGGCATGGGAGAACTGGATATCATGTGGCTTATATAAATG AGACTGAAAGACATAGTTTAGAGCAGCATatgacaaaatctctctcagtGAAAGTAAGGGGGATGAAGTGTATGGTAGAAAGTCATTATATATCCAATCATGATTTTCTTGAG GAAGAAATCATGGAATGGTGGTCTACCACCTCAGAAACAGGTGTTGAGATTCCATCTGAACAAGATCTGATagcaaaatttaaaaagaaacaaatgttAGGTCTGTAG